Proteins found in one Zea mays cultivar B73 chromosome 1, Zm-B73-REFERENCE-NAM-5.0, whole genome shotgun sequence genomic segment:
- the LOC100281788 gene encoding Homeobox protein BEL1 homolog: MAHDPSLGFADYFSAAAAAGATAMDDDVGAPELYGLHADDMEFLGMRGLAAMPPAAAHHQHHHHHGHSKAGALLDDDDAGVGPDVSGSADDATMRFLSEQQQQQHQAPLSLSLCRPDVATTLHEQQHLAGGGSSSRYHQEQQPAAWVQQQHDYSPSPQQHAWHLRSSRFLVPAQQVLQEFCSLPVDSSSAAASSKRAKAANKPASQQQQQQEDGGGAEGSSSSASWAPSPQIQAMDALELQRLKDKLYIMLEEVDRRYRRYCEQMRALAGGFEAVAGERAAAAYTALASRTISRHFRSLRDGVVAQLQAARRALGEKDVAVPGMTRGDTPRLRVLDQCIRQHKALTQAAGMMESHPWRPQRGLPERAVTILRAWLFEHFLHPYPSDVDKHILARQTGLSRSQVSNWFINARVRLWKPMVEEMYVEEMKAEGQDGGGQQQVGVAVANNPNPSSAGHASEAAEDDGRGDSGGGAVVDRKPTRAQLLHDAGSLASVVNIGGGSRAGFGIMDHLDFDAYGGHHAGAVSLTLGLQQHDSHADGGAGGVNIAFGAPPPAHHHGYLFAPTAAAAGHQMGGGVHPGLHHHVQFSGAGAGIDGEAAHGQEHYRGLQGGGGFHLLRDLAG, from the exons ATGGCGCACGACCCCAGCCTGGGCTTCGCGGACTActtctcggcggcggcggcggcgggcgccaCGGCGATGGACGACGACGTCGGGGCGCCGGAGCTCTATGGCCTGCATGCCGACGACATGGAGTTCCTCGGCATGCGTGGCCTGGCCGCCATGCCCCCCGCCGCGGCACACCACCAGCACCACCACCATCACGGCCACAGCAAGGCCGGTGCGCTcctcgacgacgacgacgcgggGGTGGGGCCAGACGTCAGCGGCTCCGCGGACGACGCCACCATGCGCTTCCTgagcgagcagcagcagcagcagcaccaggcgcCGCTGTCGCTGTCGCTGTGCCGGCCGGACGTGGCGACGACGTTGCACGAGCAGCAGCACCTCGCCGGCGGTGGCTCCTCGTCccggtaccatcaggagcagcagccGGCGGCGTGGGTGCAGCAGCAGCACGACTACTCGCCGTCGCCGCAGCAGCACGCGTGGCACCTGCGCAGCTCCAGGTTCCTCGTCCCGGCGCAGCAGGTCCTGCAGGAGTTCTGCAGCCTCCCCGTGGACAGCAGCAGCGCTGCCGCCTCCAGCAAGCGCGCCAAGGCCGCAAATAAGCCGGcctcgcagcagcagcagcagcaagaagACGGCGGCGGCGCCGAGGGGTCGTCGTCGTCGGCCTCCTGGGCGCCGTCGCCGCAGATCCAGGCCATGGACGCGCTGGAGCTGCAGCGGCTCAAGGACAAGCTCTACATCATGCTGGAAGAG GTGGACCGGAGATACCGGCGGTACTGCGAGCAGATGCGGGCGCTGGCGGGCGGGTTCGAGGCGGTGGCCGgggagcgcgcggcggcggcgtacACGGCGCTGGCGTCGCGCACCATCTCGCGGCACTTCCGGAGCCTCCGGGACGGCGTGGTGGCGCAGCTGCAGGCGGCGCGCAGGGCGCTCGGGGAGAAGGACGTGGCGGTGCCCGGGATGACGCGCGGGGACACGCCCAGGCTCAGGGTGCTCGACCAGTGCATCCGCCAGCACAAGGCGCTCACCCAGGCCGCCGGCATGATGGAGAGCCACCCGTGGCGCCCGCAGCGCGGACTCCCCGAGCGCGCCGTCACCATCCTCCGGGCGTGGCTCTTCGAGCACTTCCTGCACCC GTATCCAAGCGACGTCGACAAGCATATCCTGGCTCGCCAGACGGGCCTCTCACGGAGCCAG GTGTCCAACTGGTTCATCAATGCGCGGGTCAGGCTCTGGAAGCCAATGGTGGAGGAGATGTACGTGGAGGAGATGAAGGCCGAGGGCCAGGACGGCGGGGGCCAGCAGCAGGTAGGCGTCGCCGTCGCCAacaaccctaaccctagcagcGCCGGCCACGCCTCCGAGGCGGCTGAGGACGATGGGCGCGGGgacagcggcggcggcgccgtcGTCGACCGGAAGCCGACGCGGGCGCAGCTCCTGCACGACGCCGGCTCGCTCGCCTCGGTCGTCAACATCGGCGGCGGATCGCGCGCGGGATTCGGCATCATGGACCACCTCGACTTCGACGCCTACGGCGGCCACCATGCCGGCGCCGTGTCCCTCACGCTGGGCCTGCAGCAGCACGACTCCCACGCCGACGGCGGCGCCGGCGGCGTCAACATCGCGTTCGGCGCGCCGCCGCCCGCGCACCACCACGGGTACCTGTTCGctccgacggcggcggcggcaggccaTCAGATGGGCGGCGGCGTGCACCCGGGACTACACCACCACGTCCAGTTcagcggcgccggcgccggcatcGACGGCGAGGCGGCGCACGGGCAGGAGCACTACCGGGGCCTGCAGGGCGGCGGCGGGTTCCACCTCCTGCGTGACCTGGCCGGGTGA